A DNA window from Malus domestica chromosome 12, GDT2T_hap1 contains the following coding sequences:
- the LOC103450730 gene encoding WEB family protein At2g38370 isoform X1, with amino-acid sequence METGIIGVSESGLDVRKEERVLRAEIDTSAPFESVKEAVSRFGGIGYWKPSQLANKPSEPLQHDIEDVDAAKLEEQALELEKDLTLKERETLDVLIELEETKKTIDELKKKLQNEVSEVNVTLEANGGKDYVTPVVNEEDKENHGNGGGHYDSMGGVCPCPSSAPGLILMELKQAKMNLTRTTSDLADIRASVESLNKKLEKERTMLEKTRVRLTSNSLKALSLEEELNQTKLKLQLAKDGETKGGPANPLDISRELQRLSSETEQFKRMAEAAKLEVLRATSEIEQTGTKIKTAEIRLVAARKMKEAARAVEAVTLAEIKALSYHESSSGDSLQKRNEVTLSFEEYSALTHKVRDAEELSKKRVTDAMLHVGEANVSKMEILKKVEEATEEVKTSKKELEEALNRVEAANRGKLAVEEALRKWRSHHGQRRRSVHKSTKFKNPCPSNHGKDLKLRDVNGLNLVSDGPTPVLKPTLSIGQILSRKLLLPEEVEMEVAGKIPVKQKVSLGQMLQKQNGDLPSSGKSERESNLKNCSAKRKKSGFARFSLLLTKQSRKKKKPTPNLK; translated from the exons ATGGAGACCGGAATCATCGGAGTGTCGGAGTCGGGTCTGGATGTGAGGAAGGAGGAGAGGGTTTTGAGGGCGGAGATCGATACTTCGGCCCCTTTTGAATCGGTGAAGGAAGCGGTGAGTCGATTCGGTGGGATCGGTTACTGGAAACCCTCTCAGCTTGCTAATAAGCCTTCTGAACCTCTg CAGCATGACATTGAAGATGTTGACGCTGCAAAACTCGAGGAGCAGGCTTTAGAGTTGGAGAAAGATCTTACATTGAAAGAAAGGGAAACGCTGGATGTTCTAATTGAACTTGAAGAAACCAAAAAGACAATCGATGAGTTGAAAAAGAAGCTACAGAACGAAGTATCTGAAGTTAATGTGACCCTTGAGGCAAATGGAGGCAAGGACTACGTGACTCCCGTGGTAAATGAAGAGGATAAGGAAAATCATGGGAATGGGGGTGGTCATTACGATTCGATGGGCGGTGTGTGCCCCTGCCCTTCTTCAGCTCCAGGTTTAATCTTGATGGAGCTGAAACAGGCGAAAATGAACCTTACAAGGACTACTAGCGATCTTGCTGACATTCGAGCTTCTGTTGAATCATTGaacaagaaattggaaaaagaaagaacCATGCTTGAGAAAACCCGTGTGAGgcttacttcaaattctttgaaAGCGTTGTCTCTTGAAGAAGAACTAAACCAAACAAAACTTAAGCTACAATTGGCAAAGGATGGTGAAACTAAAGGTGGTCCCGCTAATCCTTTAGATATTTCAAGGGAGCTTCAACGGCTGAGTTCTGAGACCGAGCAGTTCAAACGAATGGCAGAAGCTGCGAAGTTAGAGGTCTTGCGAGCAACGTCTGAGATTGAACAGACAGGAACTAAGATAAAAACGGCTGAAATCAGGTTGGTTGCTGCGAGAAAAATGAAAGAGGCAGCTAGAGCGGTAGAAGCAGTGACCCTAGCAGAGATTAAGGCTCTATCGTACCACGAGAGTTCATCTGGAGATTCATTGCAGAAACGCAACGAAGTAACTCTTTCATTCGAGGAGTACTCAGCATTAACCCACAAAGTTCGGGATGCGGAGGAGCTTTCTAAGAAGAGGGTGACAGATGCTATGCTTCATGTTGGAGAAGCAAATGTATCAAAAATGGAAATCTTGAAGAAGGTAGAGGAAGCCACCGAAGAAGTCAAAACCAGTAAAAAGGAACTGGAAGAAGCTCTGAACAGAGTGGAGGCGGCAAATAGGGGGAAACTAGCAGTTGAAGAAGCACTTCGCAAATGGAGATCCCATCACGGTCAAAGAAGACGTTCTGTACACAAGTCTACCAAGTTCAAAAATCCGTGCCCGTCTAATCATGGGAAAGATTTGAAATTACGGGATGTGAATGGTCTGAATCTTGTTAGTGACGGGCCAACGCCTGTGTTGAAGCCAACTTTGTCGATAGGACAAATACTAAGCAGGAAACTGCTTTTGCCGGAAGAGGTTGAAATGGAGGTGGCCGGAAAAATCCCTGTAAAACAGAAGGTATCGCTGGGACAAATGCTGCAGAAACAAAATGGCGATCTACCCTCTTCTGGGAAGTCCGAGAGGGAAAGCAATCTCAAGAACTGTTCTGCAAAGAGAAAGAAGTCTGGATTTGCTCGATTCTCGCTACTCTTGACAAAGCAAagcaggaaaaagaagaagccaACTCCAAACTTGAAGTAA
- the LOC103450730 gene encoding WEB family protein At2g38370 isoform X2, with protein METGIIGVSESGLDVRKEERVLRAEIDTSAPFESVKEAVSRFGGIGYWKPSQLANKPSEPLHDIEDVDAAKLEEQALELEKDLTLKERETLDVLIELEETKKTIDELKKKLQNEVSEVNVTLEANGGKDYVTPVVNEEDKENHGNGGGHYDSMGGVCPCPSSAPGLILMELKQAKMNLTRTTSDLADIRASVESLNKKLEKERTMLEKTRVRLTSNSLKALSLEEELNQTKLKLQLAKDGETKGGPANPLDISRELQRLSSETEQFKRMAEAAKLEVLRATSEIEQTGTKIKTAEIRLVAARKMKEAARAVEAVTLAEIKALSYHESSSGDSLQKRNEVTLSFEEYSALTHKVRDAEELSKKRVTDAMLHVGEANVSKMEILKKVEEATEEVKTSKKELEEALNRVEAANRGKLAVEEALRKWRSHHGQRRRSVHKSTKFKNPCPSNHGKDLKLRDVNGLNLVSDGPTPVLKPTLSIGQILSRKLLLPEEVEMEVAGKIPVKQKVSLGQMLQKQNGDLPSSGKSERESNLKNCSAKRKKSGFARFSLLLTKQSRKKKKPTPNLK; from the exons ATGGAGACCGGAATCATCGGAGTGTCGGAGTCGGGTCTGGATGTGAGGAAGGAGGAGAGGGTTTTGAGGGCGGAGATCGATACTTCGGCCCCTTTTGAATCGGTGAAGGAAGCGGTGAGTCGATTCGGTGGGATCGGTTACTGGAAACCCTCTCAGCTTGCTAATAAGCCTTCTGAACCTCTg CATGACATTGAAGATGTTGACGCTGCAAAACTCGAGGAGCAGGCTTTAGAGTTGGAGAAAGATCTTACATTGAAAGAAAGGGAAACGCTGGATGTTCTAATTGAACTTGAAGAAACCAAAAAGACAATCGATGAGTTGAAAAAGAAGCTACAGAACGAAGTATCTGAAGTTAATGTGACCCTTGAGGCAAATGGAGGCAAGGACTACGTGACTCCCGTGGTAAATGAAGAGGATAAGGAAAATCATGGGAATGGGGGTGGTCATTACGATTCGATGGGCGGTGTGTGCCCCTGCCCTTCTTCAGCTCCAGGTTTAATCTTGATGGAGCTGAAACAGGCGAAAATGAACCTTACAAGGACTACTAGCGATCTTGCTGACATTCGAGCTTCTGTTGAATCATTGaacaagaaattggaaaaagaaagaacCATGCTTGAGAAAACCCGTGTGAGgcttacttcaaattctttgaaAGCGTTGTCTCTTGAAGAAGAACTAAACCAAACAAAACTTAAGCTACAATTGGCAAAGGATGGTGAAACTAAAGGTGGTCCCGCTAATCCTTTAGATATTTCAAGGGAGCTTCAACGGCTGAGTTCTGAGACCGAGCAGTTCAAACGAATGGCAGAAGCTGCGAAGTTAGAGGTCTTGCGAGCAACGTCTGAGATTGAACAGACAGGAACTAAGATAAAAACGGCTGAAATCAGGTTGGTTGCTGCGAGAAAAATGAAAGAGGCAGCTAGAGCGGTAGAAGCAGTGACCCTAGCAGAGATTAAGGCTCTATCGTACCACGAGAGTTCATCTGGAGATTCATTGCAGAAACGCAACGAAGTAACTCTTTCATTCGAGGAGTACTCAGCATTAACCCACAAAGTTCGGGATGCGGAGGAGCTTTCTAAGAAGAGGGTGACAGATGCTATGCTTCATGTTGGAGAAGCAAATGTATCAAAAATGGAAATCTTGAAGAAGGTAGAGGAAGCCACCGAAGAAGTCAAAACCAGTAAAAAGGAACTGGAAGAAGCTCTGAACAGAGTGGAGGCGGCAAATAGGGGGAAACTAGCAGTTGAAGAAGCACTTCGCAAATGGAGATCCCATCACGGTCAAAGAAGACGTTCTGTACACAAGTCTACCAAGTTCAAAAATCCGTGCCCGTCTAATCATGGGAAAGATTTGAAATTACGGGATGTGAATGGTCTGAATCTTGTTAGTGACGGGCCAACGCCTGTGTTGAAGCCAACTTTGTCGATAGGACAAATACTAAGCAGGAAACTGCTTTTGCCGGAAGAGGTTGAAATGGAGGTGGCCGGAAAAATCCCTGTAAAACAGAAGGTATCGCTGGGACAAATGCTGCAGAAACAAAATGGCGATCTACCCTCTTCTGGGAAGTCCGAGAGGGAAAGCAATCTCAAGAACTGTTCTGCAAAGAGAAAGAAGTCTGGATTTGCTCGATTCTCGCTACTCTTGACAAAGCAAagcaggaaaaagaagaagccaACTCCAAACTTGAAGTAA
- the LOC103450732 gene encoding uncharacterized protein has product MDMRVGVLFLFVLAASWACDARQLTNLDLSVSKSDHQLETQTFQVEEVVGNDNVCTLCEEFADQALDYLNENKTQTEIIEYLHQTCHQLRSFNQQCVTLVDYYAPLFFLEATSLQPSEFCRKVNLCQQVALFSSQFKEDSCGLCHRAVSEVLVKLKDPDTQLEIIELLLKACNSVENYTKKCKRLVFEYGPLILTNAEQFLETTDICTALHACNSNKASITEHISNLSAS; this is encoded by the exons ATGGACATGAGAGTTggggttttgtttctttttgtgctgGCAGCTAGTTGGGCTTGTGATGCTAGACAACTGACGAACCTTGATCTGTCAG TTTCAAAGTCAGACCACCAGTTGGAAACTCAAACTTTCCAAGTTGAAGAAGTTGTTGGGAATGATAACGTGTGCACATTGTGTGAGGAGTTTGCTGACCAGGCACTCGATTACCTTAATGAAAACAAGACCCAGACGGAGATCATTGAATACCTACATCAGACCTGCCATCAGTTGCGCTCATTCAACCAGCAG TGTGTCACTTTGGTGGACTATTATGCTCCTCTCTTCTTCTTAGAGGCCACCTCTCTACAACCTTCTGAGTTCTGTCGGAAGGTCAATCTCTGTCAGCAAGTGGCTTTGTTTTCTTCACAATTCAAAGAGGATAGCTGTGGATTATGTCACCGTGCTGTTTCAGAAGTGTTGGTTAAGTTGAAGGATCCCGACACGCAG CTGGAGATTATTGAGTTGCTTCTGAAGGCATGCAATTCGGTGGAGAACTATACCAAAAAG TGCAAGAGGCTCGTTTTCGAGTATGGCCCCCTCATTCTTACCAATGCAGAGCAATTCCTCGAAACAACGGACATATGCACTGCGCTTCATGCCTGTAATTCGAACAAAGCTAGCATTACGGAACACATATCCAATCTGTCCGCCTCTTAG